CCTCGACGCCAGCGCGCTGCTGCTGAACAACTCCGGCAAGGTCGCCAGCGACCAGCACTTCGTCTTCTTCAACAACCTCAAGAGCCCCGAGGGCTCGGTCGAGCACACCGGTGACAACCTCACCGGTGAGGGCGAGGGCGACGACGAGGTGATCAAGGTCAACCTCGCCGGTGTCCCGGCCGACATCGAGAAGATCGTCTTCCCGGTGTCGATCTACGACGCCGAGAACCGCCAGCAGTCCTTCGGCCAGGTCCGCAACGCCTACATCCGGGTCGTGAACCAGGCCGGCGGCCAGGAGATCGCCCGCTACGACCTGAGCGAGGACGCCTCGACCGAGACCGCCATGGTCT
Above is a genomic segment from Streptomyces fodineus containing:
- a CDS encoding TerD family protein encodes the protein MGVSLSKGGNVSLTKEAPGLTAVLVGLGWDARTTTGSDFDLDASALLLNNSGKVASDQHFVFFNNLKSPEGSVEHTGDNLTGEGEGDDEVIKVNLAGVPADIEKIVFPVSIYDAENRQQSFGQVRNAYIRVVNQAGGQEIARYDLSEDASTETAMVFGELYRHGAEWKFRAIGQGYASGLRGIAQDFGVNV